One segment of Argiope bruennichi chromosome 11, qqArgBrue1.1, whole genome shotgun sequence DNA contains the following:
- the LOC129956622 gene encoding uncharacterized protein LOC129956622: MRSGDLLIQTKSKKQADTLSKLTTLGSWPIKISLHKTLNFSRAVVSEQSLVQHSDTELVEELRSQGVCAARRIHVRRDGRLIPTKHVVLTFETPVLPKFIRAGYLRCNIRPYIPNPLRCYQCQRYGHSRQSCRGKMVCEARQIVNDRMPKSGVSYSSLLKSKPENTNVGSTQTEELLTKIVCPPLKKLQPLKANVIQPKKLPTKTDYYASKLATPVHTSSSCTSPVAAVALHTDPETCSNNKPTKELQKKLKSSGITNQLPPDELLSINPSSSDLSEMDIEPSTQLDDVTGGKVKKKFQRKR, from the exons atgcgttctggCGATCTCCTTATTCAAACGAAATCAAAAAAGCAAGCAGATACTCTGAGTAAACTTACTACCTTAGGTTCATGGCCAATAAAAATATCTCTTCACAAGACATTGAATTTCTCACGGGCGGTTGTCTCGGAACAATCTCTTGTGCAACACTCTGACACAGAATTAGTAGAAGAATTACGATCCCAGGGGGTCTGCGCCGCTCGTCGCATTCATGTTCGACGTGACGGACGTTTAATTCCCACAAAGCATGTTGTTCTTACATTTGAAACGCCTGTTCTACCAAAATTCATACGTGCTGGATATTTGCGGTGTAACATTCGTCCATACATACCCAATCCTCTGAGATGTTACCAGTGTCAGAGGTATGGTCACTCCCGGCAATCATGTCGTGGTAAAATGGTATGTG AAGCCCGCCAAATAGTCAATGATAGAATGCCTAAGTCTGGTGTATCGTATTCCTCTCTTTTGAAATCAAAACCAGAAAACACTAATGTCGGTTCAACTCAAACCGAAGAATTATTAACGAAAATTGTTTGCCCTCCTCTCAAAAAATTACAACCTTTAAAAGCCAATGTAATACAACCGAAAAAACTTCCAACTAAAACTGACTATTATGCATCTAAACTTGCAACCCCTGTACATACTAGTTCCAGTTGTACTTCACCTGTTGCAGCTGTTGCTCTACATACAGACCCTGAAACATGCAGTAATAATAAACCGACGAAAGAActgcagaaaaaattaaaatcttctggtATTACCAATCAACTTCCGCCTGATGAACTTTTATCTATTAATCCATCCTCTTCAGACCTCTCTGAAATGGATATAGAACCTTCTACGCAGCTCGATGATGTTACTGGAggcaaagttaagaaaaaatttcaacgtAAACGCTGA
- the LOC129956623 gene encoding uncharacterized protein LOC129956623: MRSGDLLVEVNSRKQAQQIQRLKALGNIPIIVSPHQSLNTSKGVITCGELLNVPIDIIKSEMKPQGVIDVRRITIRRNGQLLETKHHILTFQTPKLPEFVYAGYIRRPVRPYIPNPLRCFQCQRFGHSKVNCRGSLTCARCAEKGHDSQECSTQEKCVNCKGDHPSFSRSCPSWQLEKQVITIKIKEDLSYPEARRRVQAQTPIPGKSYASVVQNTFCANCSCNNCVKFHTDSKPPENVRNSDSEHSSNSTLDRPKKPQKKSKKKLQNSLTLKLAKRGISKQELPLKLKKSASKNSVALGLATQGIVHKDLSSIFWWHAQKSRSPFSPSIR; encoded by the coding sequence ATGCGCTCTGGTGACTTGCTTGTTGAGGTGAATTCTCGTAAGCAAGCCCAGCAGATTCAAAGATTAAAAGCACTGGGAAATATACCAATAATTGTAAGTCCTCACCAGTCGTTGAATACCTCTAAAGGTGTCATTACCTGCGGGGAACTCTTAAATGTCCccatagatataataaaatcagaaatgaaaccGCAAGGAGTTATAGATGTCCGCCGCATCACTATACGGCGTAATGGACAACTCCTTGAAACAAAACATCACATCTTAACGTTTCAGACGCCCAAACTACCAGAATTTGTTTACGCAGGTTATATACGACGCCCAGTAAGGCCGTACATTCCGAACCCACTTAGATGCTTTCAGTGCCAGCGATTTGGCCATTCTAAAGTTAATTGCCGCGGGTCTTTAACATGTGCCCGCTGTGCAgaaaaagggcatgatagccaggAATGTTCCACACAGGAAAAGTGTGTGAACTGTAAAGGCGATCACCCTTCCTTTTCTCGATCATGCCCTAGCTGGCAGCTTGAAAAAcaagtaataacaataaaaatcaaagaagatCTTTCATATCCCGAAGCCAGGCGTAGAGTTCAAGCACAAACTCCTATTCCTGGTAAAAGTTACGCTTCTGTTGTTCAGAACACCTTTTGCGCAAACTGTTCGTGtaataattgtgtaaaatttcaCACTGATTCAAAACCACCTGAAAATGTTAGGAATTCTGATTCTGAACATTCTAGCAATAGTACACTTGACAGACCCAAGAAACCACAAAAGAAAtcgaagaaaaaattgcaaaactcgcTGACGTTAAAGTTAGCAAAACGCGGTATTTCGAAACAGGAACtgcctttaaaattgaaaaagtcggCATCTAAAAATTCCGTCGCTTTAGGACTTGCGACGCAGGGTATAGTCCACAAGGACTTGTCGTCCATATTTTGGTGGCATGCCCAAAAGTCCAGATCGCCTTTCTCTCCATCCATCAGATGA